TCTATTTCAACGTCTGGGCCTTCGATCTTTCCTTTGGGCAGAGAGATATCAACATTTGGCATTTTCATGTGAGGCATTTTGAACTTTCCTCCGGTACCTCCCTCTATTTCAACATCTGGGCCTTCGATCTTTCCTTTGGGCAGAGAGATATCAACATCTGGCATTTTCATGTGAGGCATTTTGAACTTTCCTCCGGTACCTCCCTCTATTTCAATGTCTGAGCCTTCAATCTTTCCTTTGGGCAGAGCGATATCAACATTTGGCATTTTCATGTGAGGCATTTTAAACTTTCCTCCGGTACCTCCCTCTATTTCAACGTCTGGGCCTTCAATCTTTCCTTTGGGCAGAGAGATATCAACATTTGGCATTTTCATGTGAGGCATTTTGAACTTTCCTCCGGTACCTCCCTCTATTTCAACGTCTGGGCCTTCGATCTTTCCTTTGGGCAGAGAGATATCAATATCTGGCATTTTCATGTGAGGCATTTTGAACTTTCCTCCGGTACCTCCC
The nucleotide sequence above comes from Micropterus dolomieu isolate WLL.071019.BEF.003 ecotype Adirondacks unplaced genomic scaffold, ASM2129224v1 contig_12357, whole genome shotgun sequence. Encoded proteins:
- the LOC123966045 gene encoding neuroblast differentiation-associated protein AHNAK-like — its product is MPSVNISLPKGKIEGPDVEIEGGTGGKFKMPHMKMPDIDISLPKGKIEGPDVEIEGGTGGKFKMPHMKMPNVDISLPKGKLEGPDIEIEGGTGGKFKMPHMKMPNVDISLPKGKIEGPDIEIEGGTGGKFKMPHMKMPDIDISLPKGKIEGPDVEIEGGTGGKFKMPHMKMPNVDISLPKGKIEGPDVEIEGGTGGKFKMPHMKMPNVDIALPKGKIEGSDIEIEGGTGGKFKMPHMKMPDVDISLPKGKIEGPDVEIEGGTGGKFKMPHMKMPNVDISLPKGKIEGPD